The proteins below come from a single Hyperolius riggenbachi isolate aHypRig1 chromosome 8, aHypRig1.pri, whole genome shotgun sequence genomic window:
- the LOC137527240 gene encoding olfactory receptor 2AP1-like produces the protein MTNKTMVTYFLLKGISDVPEVHFLISLLVLLFYLITLAGNTIILLLVLLDSHLHTPMYFFLCNLSILNIFTPTAALHRILVIFVTGNKVVSFTDCTTQAYFFGWFCGSELTLLTAMSYDRCVAICNPLHYSSVMNSKVCVGLATFSWSYNLLECLALMITLLQFSCYSSNILNHFLCDIIILKNMICNDTSILDLEIFTLGTLSVFSPFLFTFTSYVLIIATILGIKSSTGRSKAFYTCSSHLTVVSLLYTTLICQYLTPSGTFKSTKLLSLINTAVIPMLNPFIYSLKNNDVKIALKRMMTYFLAG, from the coding sequence ATGACAAACAAGACAATGGTGACCTACTTCCTTCTTAAAGGCATATCAGATGTCCCAGAGGTGCATTTTCTGATCTCTCTCCTGGTTCTTCTCTTTTACCTCATCACTCTTGCTGGTAACACCATCATTCTACTACTGGTACTCCTGGACTCTCATCTCCACACTCCCATGTACTTCTTCCTGTGTAACCTGTCCATTCTTAACATTTTTACTCCCACAGCTGCACTACACCGGATACTTGTTATTTTTGTAACAGGAAATAAGGTAGTCTCTTTTACAGACTGCACAACACAAGCATATTTCTTTGGGTGGTTTTGTGGTAGTGAGTTGACATTACTCACAGCCATGAGCTACGACCGTTGTGTCGCCATCTGCAATCCGTTGCATTATTCGTCTGTTATGAACAGTAAAGTCTGTGTTGGCCTGGCCACCTTCTCCTGGTCTTATAATCTTTTAGAATGTCTTGCTTTGATGATCACCCTATTACAAttttcttgctactcttccaaCATACTTAACCACTTCTTATGtgacattataattttaaaaaatatgattTGCAATGATACCTCAATTTTAGATCTAGAGATCTTCACACTGGGGACACTTTCGGTTTTCAGTCCATTTCTCTTCACCTTCACCTCTTATGTCCTCATTATTGCCACCATATTGGGAATTAAATCTAGTACAGGGAGGTCAAAAGCTTTCTACACATGTTCCTCTCACCTCACTGTTGTTAGTCTACTCTACACAACTCTAATATGTCAATATCTTACACCAAGTGGGACCTTCAAGTCCACCAAGCTTTTGTCTCTGATCAACACAGCTGTGATTCCCATGCTAAACCCCTTCATCTACAGCCTGAAAAATAATGATGTGAAGATCGCTCTAAAGCGAATGATGACATATtttctggctggatag